In Thiovibrio frasassiensis, one DNA window encodes the following:
- a CDS encoding acetate--CoA ligase family protein yields MLQPLFYPESIAVLGASRTPGKVGHDIIANLLASGYGGRIIPVNPAASEVLGLPCLREIKQAEQKTDLCIIALPSALVLEAVRACLDAQAGAITVISSGFKETGVEGAELEHRIAELCQSHKVPLLGPNCLGLINTENRMNASFASRMPQPGCISVISQSGAICTALLDLAAARHTGIAKMVSIGNKADLNEGDLLIALAGDAQTKVIIAYLEDITCGDEFVKAATEASSKKPVIILKSGTTVAGQKAASSHTGVLAGAEIAYGAAFMRSGVIRADNFEALADYGALFAMQPLPKGKRVLIITNAGGPGTMAADAVEKSGMTVATLDRNTASALRQKLPLAASIGNPIDVLGDAEPDRYVAALEAAQEDEAVDAVIVILTPQAMTKPAETARAIAGCHKGDKPVVVAFMGGADVMPGREELVAAGLPDYPSPERAVAALKAMVEYAAWRKRPPRMVARFPVNRRRVERIITRRQRTNRLQIGEVKAKSILQAYGFQIPQGYLASNVGEAMEIAERIGYPVAMKIVSPDIIHKSDLGGVRLNVTSSEAVADAYDLMMLRISQRAPEAWIEGIYVEKMLSRGLEVIIGMSRDPQFGPMLMFGLGGIFVEVMKDVTFYLAPITNEEAIQMLMSTRSYEILKGKRGHKGVDLAGIANGLQRISQLTTDFPQIAELDINPFIVGESGTEPVVADARMTLQAPGVTR; encoded by the coding sequence ATGCTCCAGCCGCTTTTTTACCCGGAATCCATCGCTGTTCTCGGCGCTTCCCGCACCCCGGGCAAGGTCGGCCACGATATTATCGCCAACCTGCTGGCCAGCGGCTACGGAGGGAGGATTATCCCGGTAAATCCGGCGGCATCGGAGGTGCTGGGGTTGCCCTGTTTGCGCGAGATCAAACAAGCCGAGCAAAAGACAGATCTGTGCATCATCGCGCTTCCCAGTGCTTTAGTGCTGGAGGCGGTGCGTGCTTGCCTCGATGCCCAAGCCGGGGCAATCACCGTTATCAGCTCCGGGTTTAAGGAAACAGGGGTGGAGGGGGCTGAACTCGAACACCGGATCGCCGAACTCTGCCAAAGCCACAAGGTACCTCTTCTTGGCCCCAACTGCCTGGGGCTGATCAATACCGAAAACCGGATGAATGCCTCCTTTGCCAGCCGCATGCCGCAACCGGGTTGCATCTCGGTCATCTCCCAGTCCGGCGCCATTTGTACCGCCCTGCTTGATCTGGCCGCTGCACGCCACACCGGGATCGCCAAGATGGTGAGCATCGGCAACAAGGCGGATCTCAACGAGGGCGATCTCCTCATCGCCCTGGCTGGTGACGCACAGACCAAGGTGATTATCGCCTATCTGGAAGACATCACCTGCGGGGACGAGTTTGTCAAAGCGGCAACCGAGGCCTCCAGCAAAAAGCCGGTGATCATCCTGAAATCCGGCACCACCGTGGCCGGGCAAAAAGCCGCCTCCTCCCACACCGGGGTTCTGGCCGGGGCGGAAATCGCTTACGGCGCGGCCTTCATGCGCTCGGGCGTCATCCGGGCCGACAACTTCGAGGCCCTGGCCGACTATGGAGCCCTCTTTGCCATGCAGCCCCTGCCCAAAGGCAAACGGGTGCTGATCATCACCAATGCGGGCGGCCCAGGCACCATGGCCGCCGATGCCGTGGAAAAATCCGGGATGACCGTGGCAACCCTGGACCGCAACACGGCCTCGGCCCTGCGCCAAAAACTGCCCCTTGCGGCCAGCATCGGCAACCCCATCGACGTGCTGGGCGATGCCGAACCGGACCGCTATGTTGCCGCCCTGGAAGCTGCCCAAGAAGACGAGGCGGTGGATGCCGTTATCGTTATTCTCACCCCCCAGGCCATGACCAAACCAGCGGAAACAGCCCGGGCCATTGCCGGTTGTCATAAAGGCGACAAGCCGGTGGTGGTCGCCTTTATGGGCGGGGCCGATGTCATGCCAGGCCGCGAGGAACTGGTCGCCGCAGGCTTGCCCGATTATCCCTCCCCGGAACGGGCCGTGGCCGCGCTCAAGGCCATGGTGGAATATGCCGCCTGGCGCAAACGGCCGCCCCGGATGGTGGCCCGTTTCCCTGTAAACCGGAGACGGGTGGAACGCATCATCACCCGCCGACAGCGGACCAACCGCTTGCAGATCGGCGAGGTCAAGGCGAAAAGCATCCTCCAGGCCTACGGTTTCCAGATTCCCCAGGGATATTTGGCCAGCAATGTCGGCGAGGCCATGGAAATAGCCGAACGCATCGGCTATCCGGTGGCCATGAAGATCGTCTCCCCAGACATCATCCACAAATCCGATCTGGGCGGAGTCCGGCTCAATGTGACCAGTTCCGAGGCAGTGGCAGACGCCTACGATCTCATGATGCTCCGCATCAGCCAACGTGCGCCGGAAGCCTGGATTGAGGGAATCTACGTGGAAAAGATGCTGAGCCGCGGCCTTGAGGTGATCATCGGCATGAGCCGCGATCCGCAGTTTGGCCCCATGCTCATGTTCGGCCTGGGCGGCATCTTTGTCGAGGTGATGAAGGATGTCACCTTCTACCTGGCGCCGATCACCAATGAGGAAGCGATCCAGATGCTGATGAGTACCCGCTCCTACGAAATCCTTAAAGGGAAACGCGGCCACAAGGGCGTTGACCTTGCGGGCATTGCCAACGGCCTCCAGCGGATCAGCCAGTTGACCACCGATTTTCCGCAGATTGCCGAACTGGACATCAACCCGTTCATTGTCGGCGAATCAGGGACCGAGCCGGTGGTGGCGGACGCGAGAATGACCCTGCAGGCTCCGGGGGTGACGCGATGA
- a CDS encoding sigma-54-dependent transcriptional regulator: MTEKASRWRKNILVVDDEEIIRRTLCRDVEEMGYAVTAVADGKAAIAALQEHYYDLVLTDLCMEGMSGIEVLKGAKERSSDIGVIILTGFGDITSAIEALRNGADDYLLKPYVYADLALRLGNCLEKQEMKKRLKVYEDFLPICSVCKKIRNDKGKEPGSGQWQSVEEYLQKEAGVLPSHSYCPDCYKEAMQELHSYVSVHKK; encoded by the coding sequence ATGACCGAAAAAGCGAGCCGGTGGCGAAAGAATATACTGGTGGTTGATGATGAAGAGATCATTCGCCGCACCCTGTGCCGGGATGTTGAGGAAATGGGCTATGCCGTCACTGCGGTTGCCGACGGCAAAGCTGCGATTGCAGCCCTGCAGGAGCATTATTACGATCTGGTGCTGACCGATCTCTGTATGGAAGGGATGTCGGGGATAGAAGTACTGAAGGGGGCAAAAGAGAGGAGCTCTGATATAGGAGTAATTATCCTTACGGGATTTGGGGATATCACTTCGGCCATTGAGGCTTTGCGAAACGGAGCCGATGATTATTTGCTCAAACCTTATGTGTATGCGGATCTGGCTCTGCGCCTTGGGAATTGCCTTGAAAAGCAAGAGATGAAAAAACGGCTGAAGGTGTATGAGGACTTTCTTCCCATTTGTTCAGTGTGTAAAAAAATCAGAAACGACAAGGGAAAAGAGCCGGGTAGCGGGCAGTGGCAGAGTGTCGAAGAATACCTGCAAAAAGAAGCAGGGGTGTTGCCATCGCATTCCTATTGTCCTGACTGTTATAAAGAGGCTATGCAGGAGCTCCATTCCTACGTCTCAGTGCATAAAAAATAA
- a CDS encoding deoxyguanosinetriphosphate triphosphohydrolase family protein produces the protein MRHMTTPHLLALKKQLNALEAERLSPFASLSSEGIRRRPEEGQEEDHRQSFAVDGDRVLHSRAYTRYIDKTQVFYMVKNDHITHRVLHVQLVAKIARTIGRYLRLNEDLIEAIALGHDIGHPPFGHDGEKVLDALCREHGLPSFQHNLQSVQFLERIERQGRGWNLTLQTLDGIMCHDGEIHNRRLAPVRGKSFADFDREAAAKGLDRRLELIPMTMEGCVVRFADTIAYIGRDIEDAIELALVSRNDIPARCQEIFGRTNGSMVYRLVTDLIANGLQDGAIAFSEEVAAGLKELKGFNYERIYLNPAIKQGLGKITDCYRVLFASCLEQFAKQERQAEMYAIFLQEQGQEYFAGRQPAEMARDFIAGMTDAYFLRQARVLGCETPGKI, from the coding sequence ATGCGTCACATGACCACCCCCCATTTGCTTGCCTTGAAAAAACAGCTGAACGCTCTTGAGGCCGAACGGTTGTCGCCGTTTGCCAGTTTAAGCAGCGAGGGAATCAGGCGGCGGCCTGAGGAAGGGCAGGAAGAGGATCACCGGCAGTCCTTTGCCGTTGATGGCGACCGGGTTCTGCACTCGCGGGCCTATACGCGCTACATCGATAAAACCCAGGTGTTTTATATGGTGAAAAACGACCATATCACCCACCGGGTTCTGCATGTGCAGCTGGTGGCAAAGATCGCCCGGACCATCGGCCGCTATCTGCGCCTCAATGAGGATCTCATCGAGGCCATCGCCCTGGGCCATGATATCGGGCATCCGCCCTTTGGCCATGATGGGGAGAAGGTTCTCGACGCCCTCTGTCGTGAACACGGATTGCCCTCCTTTCAGCATAATCTGCAAAGTGTCCAGTTTTTAGAACGCATCGAACGGCAGGGGAGGGGCTGGAATCTGACCCTGCAAACCCTGGACGGCATTATGTGCCATGATGGGGAGATCCACAATCGACGCCTTGCCCCCGTGCGCGGCAAGAGCTTTGCCGACTTTGACCGGGAGGCTGCAGCCAAAGGGCTTGATCGCCGCCTGGAGCTGATCCCCATGACCATGGAGGGATGTGTTGTCCGTTTTGCCGACACCATCGCCTATATCGGCCGGGACATTGAAGATGCCATCGAGCTTGCTCTTGTCAGCCGTAATGATATCCCCGCTCGTTGCCAGGAGATCTTTGGCCGGACCAACGGCAGCATGGTCTACCGCTTGGTGACCGATTTGATCGCCAATGGTCTGCAGGATGGGGCCATCGCCTTCAGCGAGGAGGTTGCCGCCGGGCTGAAGGAGCTGAAGGGGTTCAACTACGAGCGGATCTATCTGAACCCGGCCATCAAGCAGGGGCTTGGCAAGATTACCGATTGTTACCGAGTGCTCTTCGCTTCCTGCCTTGAGCAGTTTGCCAAACAGGAGCGTCAGGCGGAAATGTATGCAATTTTTTTGCAGGAGCAGGGTCAGGAGTATTTTGCCGGACGACAGCCTGCGGAGATGGCGCGCGATTTTATCGCCGGGATGACCGATGCGTATTTCTTGCGTCAGGCAAGGGTGTTGGGTTGTGAGACTCCGGGGAAAATATGA
- a CDS encoding hybrid sensor histidine kinase/response regulator, whose translation MPKKILVVDNHPLILEIMSNFLEKDGHEVRVAQDGLSALDVLDAFVPDIMFVDLVMPNISGDKLCRIVRSMPHLHGVFIVILSAIAREGETDFLSYGADACIAKGATKNLFLHVQELIANSDKQPSREPIIIGIEGIYQREVTKELLYSQKHLELVLDHMSEGVVHFTHAQKIIYVNASALALFGQPEEKLLGANFPDLFTEPYASAVRLFVEAASQQPVCAGEDEEILLGAKRLLLNFLAIPEEENGAILALLRDITKRKEDESRMQQYSDHLSRLVAERTHSLTQTNEQLHKEIAERSKVEKSLARAHRRLLTVLDSLDAIIYVVNMTSHEILFMNRYAREIFGEGAGRICWTVMQCGQDGPCAFCSSEKVKAVNDSKQGRSGVYVWENQNTVTGRWYEHHDRAIKWMGDIRAKLSIGTDITERKNEENREREARELLELRVGERTAELEKTYRQLLHAEKLGAVGKLAASIAHEFNNPICGIRNVLDGLQRHSKLEGENVLMVQLAIRECERIAKLTKDLQSFNRPTSGIEASVDVHAALEDILLLCRKNLKNNGISLIKEFALSLPRIQAVEDQLKQVFLNLLTNAEEAIVGGKGTITVRTECRDGYVAVQFQDTGHGIAAEDQPKIFEPFFSTKSAVKGTGLGLAVSYGIVTRHGGTIEVESSSGIGSTFTVFLPVEGRT comes from the coding sequence ATGCCCAAAAAGATTTTGGTGGTGGACAACCATCCATTGATCCTTGAAATCATGTCCAACTTTCTGGAAAAGGATGGCCATGAGGTGCGTGTTGCCCAGGATGGTCTTTCGGCCCTGGATGTCCTTGATGCGTTTGTTCCGGATATCATGTTTGTCGATCTGGTTATGCCCAATATCAGCGGAGACAAGCTCTGTCGCATTGTTCGCAGCATGCCGCATCTGCACGGGGTATTTATTGTCATCCTCTCCGCCATCGCCAGAGAAGGGGAAACCGATTTTCTGTCTTACGGCGCCGATGCCTGCATTGCCAAGGGGGCAACCAAGAATCTCTTCCTCCATGTGCAAGAACTCATTGCCAATTCCGACAAGCAGCCATCCCGTGAGCCAATAATCATCGGGATTGAGGGTATCTACCAGCGAGAAGTCACCAAGGAGCTGTTGTACTCGCAAAAACATCTCGAGTTGGTTCTTGACCACATGTCGGAAGGTGTGGTCCATTTTACCCACGCCCAGAAAATCATCTATGTCAATGCCAGCGCTCTTGCCTTGTTTGGTCAGCCCGAAGAGAAACTTCTTGGCGCAAACTTTCCCGACCTTTTTACCGAACCATATGCCTCTGCCGTGCGCCTTTTTGTCGAGGCGGCGAGCCAGCAGCCCGTGTGCGCGGGGGAGGATGAAGAAATTCTTCTCGGCGCAAAGCGGCTGTTGCTTAATTTTCTCGCCATCCCGGAAGAGGAGAACGGAGCGATCCTGGCCTTGCTTCGTGATATCACCAAGCGCAAGGAGGATGAATCGCGGATGCAGCAGTATAGCGATCATCTTTCCAGGCTCGTTGCGGAACGGACCCACAGCCTGACCCAGACAAACGAACAACTGCATAAGGAAATCGCCGAACGGTCAAAGGTTGAAAAGAGTCTGGCCCGGGCGCATCGGCGTCTGCTCACGGTGCTCGACAGCCTAGACGCGATTATTTATGTGGTCAATATGACCAGCCATGAGATTCTCTTTATGAATCGTTATGCTCGGGAGATTTTCGGGGAAGGTGCCGGCCGGATTTGCTGGACGGTCATGCAGTGCGGACAGGATGGCCCCTGTGCTTTCTGCAGCAGCGAAAAGGTGAAGGCCGTCAATGACTCCAAACAAGGTCGGAGCGGGGTCTATGTCTGGGAAAATCAGAATACCGTCACCGGCCGTTGGTATGAGCATCATGATCGGGCTATTAAATGGATGGGAGATATTCGGGCAAAACTCAGTATCGGCACGGATATTACCGAACGAAAAAACGAAGAAAACCGGGAGCGGGAGGCACGGGAACTTCTTGAATTACGGGTAGGAGAGCGCACGGCCGAACTGGAAAAGACCTACCGGCAGCTGCTGCATGCGGAAAAATTAGGTGCGGTTGGTAAGCTGGCCGCTTCCATTGCCCATGAATTCAATAATCCCATCTGCGGCATCCGCAATGTTCTGGACGGCTTGCAGCGACATAGCAAGCTTGAGGGGGAGAATGTCTTGATGGTGCAGCTGGCCATCCGGGAGTGCGAGCGCATAGCCAAGCTTACCAAGGATCTGCAGAGTTTTAATCGTCCGACCAGCGGCATAGAGGCGTCGGTGGATGTGCATGCCGCCCTGGAGGATATTCTCCTCCTGTGTCGAAAGAATCTCAAGAATAATGGCATCTCCTTGATCAAGGAATTTGCGCTCTCCTTGCCACGGATCCAAGCGGTGGAGGACCAGCTCAAGCAGGTGTTTCTCAATCTTCTCACCAACGCCGAAGAGGCGATTGTCGGGGGAAAAGGCACCATAACCGTGCGGACGGAGTGCCGGGATGGATATGTCGCGGTGCAGTTTCAAGACACCGGACATGGGATTGCCGCGGAGGATCAGCCCAAGATTTTTGAGCCTTTTTTTTCCACAAAATCAGCGGTCAAGGGCACCGGGCTTGGCCTGGCAGTCAGTTACGGTATCGTGACCAGGCACGGTGGGACAATCGAGGTTGAGAGCTCTTCCGGTATCGGCTCCACCTTTACTGTTTTTTTGCCGGTGGAGGGGCGGACATGA
- a CDS encoding chloride channel protein, with the protein MKTKIRRILPGENFRVTAIAACIGLAAGAVNILFRTTVALVHEHIFVGGSALLGLANGGLYLLLLPLIPVCGMVLLIPLSLLFPGEVNGYGFPKFLRQVNLEGGIVRFRTIVIKILSCALTIGTGGSAGVEGPIAQVGGAVGSQVGQFFRVSGSRMKVFIAAGCAGGVAAMFNAPIAGVFFAAEIVLLGTYEIGSFAALVISSAMATVVSRGYYGGSPAFPIPAYEIVNSFVEIPLYSLMGVVMGLVAVLHINVFYTIRDRFAALGLHPQLKPLLGALAVGLLAIGFPQVMGDGYHYLEVVLSGQGVLWVMGLLIFLKIAATALTLGSGGAGGVFAPALFIGGVTGGSFGAIAHYLLPQYTANSGAYAAVGIGAFLAAATHAPLTAIFLLFEMTGNYLIIIPIMLSSIIGTVVAARLNPDSIDTVDFSRDGIDLHEGREISVMKSIKVGRVVSEDVDFISEQANVDQLLTIFSMTRDSFYFPVIDESGRMIGVVSLQDVKSILHDEELRLSARVGNICTRKVVVLTPEDNLHTAMSLFDAKGLEEIPVVEDTDNRWVVGMLKRRDALAAYNKEVIRRGISERSAQVFSVSPRQ; encoded by the coding sequence ATGAAAACAAAGATCAGAAGAATATTGCCGGGTGAGAATTTCCGGGTGACCGCCATCGCCGCCTGTATCGGCTTGGCGGCCGGGGCGGTAAATATTTTGTTTCGCACCACTGTTGCCCTGGTTCATGAGCATATCTTTGTTGGCGGCTCAGCACTTCTCGGGCTGGCAAATGGGGGGCTGTACCTGCTGCTCTTGCCGTTGATCCCCGTCTGCGGCATGGTGTTGCTCATCCCTCTTTCCCTGTTGTTTCCCGGGGAGGTGAACGGCTACGGGTTCCCTAAATTTTTGCGCCAGGTCAATCTCGAAGGCGGTATTGTCCGGTTTCGGACCATCGTTATCAAGATTCTTTCCTGCGCTCTGACCATTGGCACCGGCGGCTCGGCCGGGGTCGAGGGGCCCATTGCCCAGGTGGGCGGGGCGGTGGGCTCGCAGGTCGGGCAGTTCTTTCGGGTTTCCGGCAGTCGGATGAAGGTTTTTATCGCCGCCGGGTGCGCCGGCGGGGTGGCGGCCATGTTCAACGCCCCCATTGCCGGGGTCTTTTTCGCCGCCGAGATCGTCCTGTTGGGCACTTACGAAATTGGTTCCTTCGCCGCCCTGGTAATCTCTTCGGCCATGGCGACCGTTGTTTCCCGCGGCTACTATGGCGGTTCCCCGGCCTTCCCCATCCCTGCCTACGAGATTGTCAATTCCTTTGTCGAAATCCCGCTTTATTCGCTGATGGGCGTGGTCATGGGGTTGGTGGCGGTTTTGCATATCAATGTATTTTATACGATCCGTGACCGTTTTGCCGCGCTCGGCCTGCATCCCCAGCTCAAGCCCCTGCTCGGTGCCCTTGCCGTCGGCTTGTTGGCCATTGGCTTTCCGCAGGTCATGGGAGACGGCTATCATTACCTGGAAGTGGTGTTGAGTGGGCAGGGGGTGCTCTGGGTGATGGGGTTGCTGATTTTTCTTAAGATCGCGGCAACCGCGCTTACCTTGGGTTCCGGCGGCGCGGGCGGTGTTTTTGCCCCGGCCCTTTTTATCGGCGGGGTTACCGGCGGCTCATTCGGTGCCATCGCCCATTATCTCTTGCCCCAGTATACCGCCAATTCCGGGGCCTATGCCGCGGTGGGCATCGGCGCTTTTCTAGCCGCCGCCACCCATGCGCCGCTCACCGCCATCTTTCTTCTCTTTGAAATGACGGGCAATTATCTCATTATTATCCCCATCATGCTTTCCAGTATTATCGGGACGGTGGTGGCCGCCCGTTTGAATCCTGATTCCATTGATACCGTGGATTTCAGCCGGGATGGCATTGATCTCCATGAGGGAAGAGAAATTTCGGTGATGAAGTCCATCAAGGTCGGCAGGGTGGTCAGCGAGGATGTGGATTTTATCAGCGAGCAGGCCAACGTGGACCAGTTGTTGACCATCTTCAGCATGACCCGGGACAGTTTTTATTTTCCGGTAATCGATGAAAGCGGCAGGATGATTGGGGTTGTCTCGCTGCAGGACGTGAAAAGTATTCTCCACGACGAAGAGCTGCGGCTTTCCGCCCGGGTGGGGAATATCTGCACCCGCAAGGTAGTTGTCCTTACGCCCGAAGACAACCTGCATACCGCCATGAGCCTTTTTGATGCAAAGGGGCTGGAAGAGATTCCGGTGGTGGAGGACACGGACAACCGCTGGGTGGTGGGGATGCTTAAGCGCCGTGACGCGCTTGCCGCCTATAATAAGGAGGTTATCCGGCGGGGAATCAGTGAGCGGAGCGCTCAGGTTTTTTCTGTTTCCCCCAGACAGTGA
- a CDS encoding histone deacetylase family protein, giving the protein MPLPRPLAIISHPHYLAHDTGGGEHPETPSRISSLLAKLKASPFREQLTFFEPRRAERHWLTTFHDEHYLFRLEESALSGKTYLDHPDNQLCFDSYEAALLSAGAGLTGIDLLEDKENLVFCAVRPPGHHAEANLALGFCFLNNCVLAARYWQQQYGRKRILILDFDAHHGNGIQSGFEEDPEVFYLSLHEHPTFSFPGSGYAEETGTGPGRGATLNIPLPPGADDQMVLNAITRRIEPALAAFGPERIIVAAGFDGHRADDMSGLAYSTALYGKLGEYLADWAQRYCQGKLLSILEGGYHLESLGESAASYLNALSNHSTEE; this is encoded by the coding sequence GTGCCTCTCCCACGCCCGCTAGCCATTATCAGCCATCCCCACTATCTTGCCCACGATACCGGCGGCGGCGAGCATCCGGAAACACCGAGCCGGATCAGCTCCTTGCTGGCGAAACTTAAGGCCTCGCCGTTTAGAGAGCAGCTCACTTTTTTTGAACCCCGCAGGGCGGAACGGCACTGGCTAACAACCTTTCATGACGAGCATTACCTCTTCCGTCTCGAAGAGAGCGCCCTTTCCGGGAAAACCTATCTTGACCATCCGGATAACCAGCTCTGCTTTGATTCCTACGAGGCAGCCCTGCTTTCGGCTGGGGCGGGACTTACCGGTATCGACCTGTTGGAAGACAAGGAAAATCTGGTTTTCTGCGCGGTCCGGCCGCCTGGGCATCACGCCGAAGCCAACCTGGCCCTGGGTTTTTGCTTCCTGAACAACTGCGTGCTGGCCGCCCGCTACTGGCAGCAGCAGTATGGCCGCAAAAGAATTCTCATCCTCGACTTCGACGCCCATCACGGCAACGGCATCCAAAGCGGTTTTGAGGAAGACCCGGAGGTGTTCTACCTCAGCCTGCACGAGCATCCCACCTTCAGTTTTCCCGGCAGCGGCTATGCGGAAGAAACCGGCACAGGCCCAGGGAGAGGAGCCACCCTGAATATCCCCTTGCCACCCGGGGCCGATGATCAAATGGTGCTCAATGCCATTACCCGAAGGATTGAACCAGCCCTGGCCGCCTTTGGGCCGGAACGGATCATTGTCGCGGCGGGCTTTGACGGCCACCGCGCTGACGACATGTCCGGCCTTGCCTATTCAACCGCACTCTACGGCAAGCTTGGCGAATACCTCGCTGACTGGGCGCAGCGATACTGCCAGGGCAAGCTGTTGTCCATTCTCGAAGGCGGCTACCACCTGGAAAGTCTGGGCGAGAGTGCGGCCAGCTATCTCAACGCCTTAAGCAACCACAGTACAGAGGAATAA
- a CDS encoding CBS domain-containing protein, which yields MFITQYMTRNPVTISPETTLTEVREILKNGKFRHLPVVDKENHLVGVVTDRDLRSASPSSVLSEERIKACLSELDPTPVSAIMSRTFFTLNPVSTLDDALILLDREKIGALPVVDQEQRVIGMFSMRDLMGAYRRLFGLGERGSAMIVVEHDGKRKPLSRIAKVLEEHSIRFTRLIRTEAEDEVPERIYLRVNTYNVSAVHHALAEAGFSVVLPKFPDFIG from the coding sequence ATGTTCATTACCCAATACATGACGAGAAACCCGGTGACCATTTCGCCGGAGACCACCCTCACCGAGGTGCGGGAAATTCTTAAAAACGGCAAGTTCCGCCACCTGCCGGTGGTGGACAAAGAAAACCATTTGGTCGGTGTCGTCACCGATCGGGATCTGCGCTCGGCCTCCCCTTCCTCGGTGCTTTCCGAAGAGCGGATCAAGGCCTGTCTTTCGGAGCTCGACCCGACCCCGGTCAGCGCCATCATGAGCCGCACTTTTTTCACCTTAAACCCCGTATCCACCCTGGATGACGCCCTGATCCTCCTCGACCGGGAGAAAATCGGAGCCCTGCCCGTGGTGGATCAGGAGCAGCGGGTCATCGGCATGTTTTCCATGCGCGATCTCATGGGTGCCTACCGTCGCCTTTTCGGCCTCGGCGAACGGGGCAGCGCCATGATTGTGGTGGAGCATGACGGGAAGCGCAAACCGCTTTCCCGCATCGCCAAGGTGCTCGAAGAGCACAGCATTCGCTTCACTCGCCTCATTCGCACCGAGGCGGAGGACGAGGTGCCGGAACGCATCTATCTGCGGGTCAACACCTACAATGTCAGCGCCGTACACCATGCCCTTGCCGAGGCGGGTTTTTCCGTGGTCCTGCCGAAATTCCCAGATTTTATTGGCTAG
- a CDS encoding sigma-54-dependent transcriptional regulator, whose product MTENTSQKIRIYILDDEIVTVRRLVQALGKDGYEVEGFVTASEAMARFSEVPADVLVTDVRLNDADGLDILLRVTALAPATKVILMTGYASVDHAVRAMKAGAYHYLAKPFRLEELRNAVRDALQGGGLSGTLESESGLADRFAGIIGRSPAMLEIFKTIRQIAPLNCNVLIQGESGTGKELVAKALHSTSGRGQHPFIPFNCGAFSEELVANELFGHEKGAFTGAVSTKLGLLEAANGGTVFLDEVGEMPIPMQIKLLRVIQERTLLRVGGVAPVSINVRLIAATNRDIEKMIAAGEFRQDLFYRLKVVMINIPPLRKRREDIPLLVEYFVAQIATQFGKPVPEIASDFLDALSSYTFPGNVRELQNIVERAVALSRESVLTARDLPPDIFFGEIQPPVPEKNASHLKALEQEHISEVYRRTGFNQTETARLLGISRTTLWRRLKDLNFFSEK is encoded by the coding sequence ATGACAGAAAATACTTCGCAAAAAATTCGCATCTATATCCTCGACGATGAAATCGTTACAGTTCGGCGCCTTGTCCAGGCCCTGGGCAAGGATGGCTACGAGGTGGAGGGTTTTGTCACCGCCTCGGAGGCGATGGCGCGTTTTTCCGAAGTTCCGGCGGATGTTCTGGTTACGGATGTGCGTCTCAACGATGCCGACGGCCTTGATATCTTGCTGCGGGTTACCGCATTGGCCCCGGCAACCAAGGTTATCTTGATGACCGGCTATGCCTCGGTCGATCATGCTGTCCGGGCCATGAAGGCTGGAGCCTATCACTACCTTGCCAAGCCTTTTCGGCTTGAGGAGCTGCGCAACGCTGTACGCGATGCTCTGCAAGGCGGCGGGCTGTCCGGCACCCTTGAGTCCGAGTCCGGACTTGCCGATCGTTTCGCCGGCATAATCGGCCGTTCCCCTGCCATGCTCGAAATCTTCAAAACCATCCGCCAGATCGCGCCGCTGAACTGTAACGTGCTTATTCAGGGGGAAAGCGGCACCGGCAAGGAATTGGTGGCCAAGGCTCTCCACAGTACCAGCGGTCGCGGTCAGCATCCCTTTATCCCATTTAATTGCGGGGCATTCAGTGAAGAATTGGTGGCCAACGAGCTTTTCGGCCATGAGAAGGGCGCCTTTACCGGCGCGGTGAGCACCAAGCTGGGGTTGCTTGAGGCGGCCAATGGCGGCACCGTTTTTCTCGATGAGGTTGGCGAGATGCCCATCCCCATGCAGATCAAACTGCTGCGGGTTATCCAGGAGCGGACCTTGCTCCGGGTGGGCGGCGTCGCCCCGGTCAGTATCAATGTGCGGCTCATTGCCGCGACCAATCGGGATATCGAGAAGATGATCGCCGCCGGCGAGTTCCGTCAGGATCTTTTTTACCGCCTTAAGGTGGTGATGATTAATATCCCGCCGCTTCGCAAACGGCGGGAGGATATCCCGCTGCTTGTTGAATATTTTGTCGCGCAAATTGCTACGCAGTTCGGTAAACCCGTGCCGGAAATCGCCTCGGATTTTCTGGATGCGCTTTCCTCGTATACCTTCCCCGGAAACGTCAGGGAACTGCAGAATATCGTGGAGCGGGCAGTGGCCCTTTCCCGTGAGTCGGTTCTCACGGCCAGGGATCTTCCCCCGGATATCTTTTTTGGGGAAATTCAGCCCCCGGTACCGGAAAAAAACGCCAGCCACCTGAAGGCTCTGGAGCAGGAGCATATCAGCGAGGTATACCGGCGTACCGGCTTCAACCAGACGGAGACTGCTCGTCTGCTTGGTATTTCCCGCACCACCCTGTGGCGGCGGCTCAAGGATCTTAACTTTTTTTCCGAGAAATAG